In a genomic window of Rhopalosiphum maidis isolate BTI-1 chromosome 4, ASM367621v3, whole genome shotgun sequence:
- the LOC113560402 gene encoding protein farnesyltransferase subunit beta — MNKFLAVTRHKLDNESVETNTSENQSQVEKKIEKLFELFCSKAKCDPEAPVLYKQNHINYIKNHMFTLPENYECLDSSRPWLCYWLCQSLALLNCKLSISEKSDVVSFLSKCQHESGGFCGGPNQMPHLAPTYAAVCALCLIGTEEAYAVINRENLYKFLISLRLPNGSFRMHKYGECDVRAVYCSATVARLTNIYTDSLFESSAQWVIRCQTYEGGFGGVPGVEAHGGYTFCGFSALLLLKSIHMCDTKSLLRWVANKQMSYEGGFQGRTNKLVDGCYSFWQAAIFPVISELLESENQRPMWSMYDYQALQEYVLICCQNRYSGGLIDKPGKPPDVYHTCYVLSGLSIAQHAVENSSCVIGKPENILNKNNPIYNIEESCLQKALKYFSMTEPIKYF, encoded by the exons aTGAATAAGTTTTTAGCAGTAACACGACACAAACTAGATAATGAATCAGTTGAAACAAACACATCTGAAAATCAAAGtcaagttgaaaaaaaaattgaaaaattatttgaattattttgttccAAAGCAAAATGTGATCCTGAAGCTCCagttttatacaaacaaaatcacataaattatataaaaaatcatatgtTTACACTACCAGAAAACTATGAATGTCTGGATTCCAGCCGACCATGGCTATGCTATTGGTTATGTCAATCACTCGCACTCTTAAATTGCAAATTGTCAATTTCAGAGAAATCTGATGTTGTCTCATTCTTATCaaa gtgTCAACATGAGTCTGGAGGGTTTTGTGGTGGACCAAATCAAATGCCACACTTAGCTCCTACATATGCTGCTGTCTGTGCTTTGTGTTTAATTGGTACAGAAGAAGCATATGCCGTGATCAATCGAGagaatttatataagtttttgatATCTCTTCGTTTGCCTAATGGTTCATTCAGAATGCATAAATATGGTGAATGTGATGTTCGTGCTGTGTATTGTTCAGCAACTGTAGCACGCTTAACCAACATATATACAGATAGTTTGTTTGAATCAAGTGCTCAATGGGTGATCAGATGTCAGACATATGAAGGAGGCTTTGGTGGGGTGCCTGGAGTGGAAGCTCATGGTGGATATACATTTTGTGGATTTTCAGCTTTATTGTTACTTAAATCTATTCATATGTGTGACACAAAATCACTTCTTCGATGGGTAGCTAATAAACAGATGTCATATGAAGGTGGTTTCCAAGGGCGAACAAATAAGCTTGTGGATGGTTGCTATTCTTTTTGGCAAGCTGCTATTTTTCCAGTAATATCAGAACTTTTAGAATCTGAAAATCAACGACCAATGTGGTCAATGTATGATTATCAAGCTCTCCAAGAATATGTGCTTATATGTTGCCAAAATAGATATAGTGGTGGCCTTATTGATAAGCCTGGAAAACCACCTGATGTATACCATACTTGTTATGTTCTTAGTGGCCTATCTATTGCTCAACATGCAGTTGAAAACAGTAGTTGTGTTATAGGTAAACCGGAAaacattttgaacaaaaataatcctatttataacattgaaGAATCTTGTCTACAAAAagctctaaaatattttagtatgacagaaccaataaaatacttttaa
- the LOC113547841 gene encoding 39S ribosomal protein L39, mitochondrial yields the protein MKRFSTCLYKKCSGSLWSIRYVSTSADVHPKNEIVAYQNDLFDKEQKRQREAVGRIEKITVKYIGVPENVTLSMNKGISTPFHCAQHISEMLVKRSGLALIDDTHLWDMHRPLESDCELTFMHAQYLPDPYHFNRAYWRSCSLILGAVISKAFKTNIQPTLHSFPSPNVKSGSFVYDVELSNLPEWTPTENELRILSANMVKFAQKSYKFDRLAVSEELALDIFQENKFKKEQVPNIAQQSIDKKVVLYRIDDHIDISRGPMIGNTDLLGRCTITAVHRLDTKSGHLYRFQGVSLPKNIMLNHFAYSLLEQRAKKLNAARWVDQAQNDTYVPQFSREETAA from the exons atgaaacgtTTCAGTAcatgtttgtataaaaaatgcagTGGTTCGTTATGGT CCATAAGATATGTTTCAACATCTGCAGATGTTCATCCTAAGAATGAAATTGTAGCCTATCAAAATGATTTGTTTGACAAAGAACAAAAACGCCAAAGAGAAGCTGTTGGTCGTATTGAAAAGATTACAGTTAAATACATCGGAGTCCCTGAAAATGTCACTTTATCTATGAATAAAGGGATTTCAACCCCATTTCATTGTGCTCAAC ACATATCTGAAATGTTGGTTAAAAGAAGTGGATTGGCCTTAATTGATGACACACATCTATGGGATATGCATAGACCACTAGAATCAGACTGTGAACTGACTTTCATGCATGCACAGTATCTACCAGACCCATATCATTTCAACAGAGCATATTGGCGAAGTTGTTCGCTTATACTAGGAGCTGTAATTTCTAAAgcttttaaaaccaatattcaACCAACTTTACATAGCTTTCCTTCACCTAAtg tgaaAAGCGGAAGTTTTGTTTATGATGTGGAGTTATCAAATTTACCAGAATGGACTCCAACAGAAAATGAACTTCGAATTTTATCAGCCAACATGGTTAAATTTGCacaaaaatcttataaatttgACAGACTTGCCGTTTCTGAAGAACTTGCATTAGACATATTCcaggaaaataaatttaaaaaagaacaaGTACCAAATATTGCACAACAATCAATTG atAAAAAGGTGGTTTTATACAGAATTGATGATCATATTGATATAAGTCGAGGACCTATGATTGGTAATACAGATTTATTAGGACGCTGTACTATAACTGCG gtacatCGTTTAGACACTAAGAGTGGCCATTTATACAGATTTCAAGGAGTCTCTTtacccaaaaatattatg ttaAACCATTTTGCTTATTCTTTGTTAGAACAAAGGGCcaaaaaatta aaTGCAGCAAGGTGGGTAGATCAAGCTCAAAATGATACATATGTTCCACAATTTTCTCGAGAAGAAACTGCAGCATAA
- the LOC113560404 gene encoding uncharacterized protein LOC113560404: MATFEKLMLDKILLKMKRFNMNELQQLCKILHLNLEWKDIINLVSECRMRLSVANVVSVVHQHLKDSESIEETYHRVMLVDTIFHQNSQWWTVTIDKVNKQLLDKEIIRNNIEAMLNKLNIKAITYVMKCNQLFWVLIDVNETKRKRSAVKLNNLYFFTIAPGKVFHVFYKPQNIENRLMKIVIKSVGASKYKPYSLSGKHLQSMVNLLEDKNRNNEKNTRVPILVNNHKEEDVKEYVQQLFGEKCRVLNQFTINVESDLSVFSNNNPAGKMCKTKVVLKGDSIIDGVKDMMLSGILQPPYPDWATKLPILGKNCVNINIRP; encoded by the coding sequence ATGGCgacttttgaaaaattgatgTTGGACAAAATTCTTTTGAAGATGAAAAGGTTTAATATGAATGAACTTCAACAACTATGTAAAATCTTACATCTGAACCTGGAATGGAAAGATATTATCAACCTAGTATCTGAATGCCGTATGCGTTTAAGTGTTGCAAACGTTGTATCAGTAGTACATCAGCATTTAAAAGATAGTGAGTCTATTGAAGAAACTTACCATCGAGTGATGTTAGTGGACACCATATTCCATCAAAATAGTCAGTGGTGGACAGTGACTAttgataaagttaataaacagTTGTTGGACaaagaaataattagaaataatattgagGCCATGTTaaacaaattgaatattaaagcAATTACATATGTTATGAAGTGTAATCAATTGTTTTGGGTGTTAATAGACGTCAATGAAACTAAAAGAAAACGAAGTGccgtaaaattaaacaatctaTATTTCTTCACCATAGCTCCAGGAAAAGTGTTTCATGTATTTTACAAACCtcaaaacattgaaaatagaCTGATGAAAATTGTCATAAAATCAGTCGGCGCCAGTAAATATAAGCCATACTCATTGTCAGGCAAACATCTGCAGTCTATGGTAAATTTGTTGGaagataaaaatagaaataatgaaaaaaatacgagAGTGCCAATATTGGTTAACAACCATAAAGAAGAAGACGTTAAAGAATATGTTCAACAATTATTTGGAGAAAAATGCCGGGTGCTTAACCAGTTTACAATAAATGTGGAGAGTGATTTGTCAGTGTTCAGTAATAACAACCCAGCCGGTAAGATGTGCAAAACTAAAGTGGTGCTGAAAGGAGATAGTATAATTGATGGAGTTAAGGACATGATGTTATCGGGTATATTGCAACCACCATATCCAGATTGGGCAACAAAGCTACCTATATTGGgtaaaaattgtgtaaatattaatatacgccCTTAG
- the LOC113551581 gene encoding 60S ribosomal protein L27a, protein MTTSKKKTRKLRGHVSHGHGRIGKHRKHPGGRGNAGGMHHHRINFDKYHPGYFGKLGMRNYHLRRNSKWCPAINLEQLYTLIPEETRQKYENDKEKAVVIDVVQKGYYKVLGKGNLPNQPLIVKAKFFSKVAEQKIKKVGGACVLQA, encoded by the exons Atg ACTACCAGTAAGAAGAAGACTAGGAAGTTACGAGGTCATGTCAGTCATGGACACGGTCGTAttg gtaaacACAGGAAGCATCCCGGAGGTAGAGGTAATGCTGGTGGTATGCATCACCATAGaataaattttgacaaataccATCCTGGTTATTTTGGAAAG TTGGGTATGCGTAATTACCATTTAagaagaaattcaaaatggtgtCCTGCTATTAACCTTGAACAACTATACACTTTAATCCCTGAAGAAACTAGACAGAAATACGAAAATGACAAAGAAAAAGCAGTTGTCATTGATGTTGTCCAAAAG GGTTATTACAAAGTATTGGGAAAAGGTAATCTTCCCAATCAGCCACTTATTGTAAAGGCTAAATTCTTTTCCAAGGTTGCTGAGCAAAAGATTAAGAAAGTTGGTGGTGCCTGTGTACTCCAAGCTTAA
- the LOC113560401 gene encoding GPI transamidase component PIG-T, translating to MSVKSLWLLFVFIGSSYSETYSEELFIKPLATGFVYSFFQFTVIREDDSFKHSTLFPHSLGDIIDRFHVAELNVDLTSGLWRHKSWGYPAVDAPSGAEISARFHNDTQDVDKHWYGLTNALSGLLCTSLNFINSANSYESSADRVYRYSNLPRENVCTENLTPWKKLLPCDSTRGLSSLLNSGRVHNANYHSLGIHFRPLCNAGKCKYELRQTVSLVYDSIFISFNNNYDWSLRKMFGTGLFKTCPLADYSKIYLDTSSNSSVPYLISQEPDYFLKNNIAVYNLNGIFHLSAIVPRPKIVVSELRPLLYTDRFITGFGQEYGGLVTRIYNDHKSPIIATVIENIPWFLPIYYHTLKVTSNGIRVIPKDLIYKPGKGRVRIYYLEIVLELAPHSVTEISVQFDYVFLKWQEYPPDANHGFYIGSAIVKATIPRHATSLTFDKSLIIDNLNSTGSDYLICLKTENFIITLPTPDFSMPYNVICLACTVVALAFGPIHNITTKKLKLTTAKYVPGLASVAQKLYAWMENMFWCENTNKTGKTAPVKIFAPEELSYHPTLGHVSEEFMKNKVDYVES from the coding sequence ATGAGCGTCAAAAGTCTATGGCTTTTGTTCGTGTTCATAGGTTCTTCGTATTCAGAGACTTACAGTGAAGAATTGTTCATCAAGCCCTTGGCCACCGGCTTTGTGTACTCGTTTTTTCAGTTTACAGTCATTCGCGAAGATGACTCTTTCAAGCATTCCACTTTGTTCCCACACTCGCTGGGAGACATAATCGATAGATTTCATGTAGCAGAACTCAATGTCGACCTTACGTCCGGCCTATGGAGACACAAGTCCTGGGGCTATCCGGCTGTCGACGCCCCATCAGGCGCTGAGATATCCGCTCGTTTCCACAATGACACACAGGACGTGGACAAACACTGGTATGGCCTGACCAATGCGTTATCTGGTTTGCTGTGTACGTCGTTGAATTTTATCAACAGTGCTAATAGCTATGAATCATCTGCTGACAGGGTTTATCGATATTCAAATTTACCGCGTGAAAATGTTTGTACTGAAAATTTAACGCCATGGAAAAAACTTTTACCCTGCGATTCTACTAGAGGCTTATCGAGCTTGTTAAACTCTGGTCGAGTACACAATGCCAACTATCATTCTTTGGGAATACATTTTAGGCCGTTATGCAATGCAGGGAAATGTAAATATGAACTACGTCAAACCGTTTCTCTAGTGtatgattcaatatttataagttttaacaaCAACTATGATTGGTCTCTTCGCAAGATGTTTGGTACTGGACTGTTCAAGACGTGTCCTTTGGCAGATTATAGTAAAATCTATTTAGATACATCATCAAATAGTAGTGTTCCTTATTTGATTTCACAAGAACCTGActactttttgaaaaacaatattgctgtttataatttaaatggcaTATTTCATTTGTCTGCTATAGTGCCTAGACCAAAAATAGTTGTATCTGAATTACGGCCATTATTGTATACAGACAGATTTATCACTGGGTTTGGACAAGAATACGGGGGGCTTGTTACTCGTATATACAATGATCATAAATCACCTATAATTGCCACTGTCATCGAGAATATTCCATGGTTCTtaccaatttattatcatacattaaaAGTGACCAGCAATGGCATTCGTGTTATACCTAAAGATTTAATCTATAAACCTGGAAAAGGAAGAGTACGAATATACTATTTAGAAATAGTTCTAGAGCTTGCACCCCATTCGGTCACAGAAATATCTGTTCAGTTTGACTATGTGTTTTTGAAGTGGCAAGAATATCCACCAGATGCTAATCACGGCTTTTATATTGGCTCAGCTATAGTAAAAGCGACAATTCCAAGACATGCTACTTCTCTTACGTTTGATAAATCACTGATAATAGACAATCTAAATTCAACTGGATccgattatttaatttgtttgaaaacagaaaatttcataattacacTTCCAACACCTGATTTCAGTATgccttataatgttatatgtttAGCTTGTACTGTAGTAGCATTAGCATTTGGcccaattcataatattactactaaaaaactgaaattgaCTACAGCTAAGTATGTACCTGGATTAGCATCTGTTGCACAGAAATTGTATGCATGGATGGAAAATATGTTTTGGTGtgaaaacacaaataaaacagGAAAAACAGCaccagttaaaatatttgctcCTGAAGAGTTGAGTTACCATCCAACGCTAGGTCATGTTTCTGAAGAATTCATGAAAAACAAAGTGGATTATGTAGaatcataa